DNA sequence from the Thermococcus gammatolerans EJ3 genome:
AGGGAGCGTATCTCCTCCTCCATAGCCTCGATCCTTTCCTTGAGTTCTTCGAGTTTTTCTGGCTCGGGGATCTCGTTTGGCTTTATCGATTTAACGAGCTTTGGATCGTGGTGTTTCAGCTCCGCCCTCTTCTCCTCGAGCTCGGCTTCATACTGTCCAATCCTTATCTTGAGTGTGTTGGCTTCTATTCTGAGCTCTTGGAGTTTAGAGCTCAGCTCGTCCTTCTTCTCTCTCAGCTCAGCTATCTCGTTCCTCAGCCTCTCGCGCCTCTCGCGTAGCTCTTTCAGCTCGTCCTTCACGCTCTCCTCTGCCTTCTTGAGCTCCTCCAGCTCACTCTCAAAGCGCTTTATTGCCTCTTCGTTCTCCTTTATGTTGGCCTGGAGGGCGTTTATCCTGTTGATTAAACCTTCGATTTCCTCCTCGAGGTCGGCCTTTCTCGGGAGCAGTTCCTCGTTTATCCTGCTATCGAGGCTTTCGAGCTTGCTCTCCACCCTGCTGAGTTCCTCCTTGAGCTTCGCGATCTGGCCCTCCACTTCCCTGATCTTGGCGTTGAGCTCCCTTGCCTCCGGGTTTTCGAGCGCCCGCTTGAGCTTCTCCCTCTTCCTCTCGAGTCTCTCGATCCTTCCGCGAAGCTTCGCGATCTCACCCCTGTACTCCTCGATTCTGCCTTCGAGTTTCTTTATCGTCTCCTCTGCTGTTTCGATCTCCTCCCCCAGTGCCCTGTCCTCCGCAAGGAGTCTCTCCATCTCCCTCTGCGCGACCTGAAGATCCTTTGAGAGCTCGCTCCTCCTCATGCGGAGCTCGAAAAGCTCGTTCCTGAGACCGTTCACCTCAACCTTAAGAGAGTTAACGGCCGCTTCGAGGGCCTCCCTCTCGCGCTCGAGCCTCTCAACCTTCGCCTTGAGCTCATCGACGTTGATCCCAAGCCTGCCCCTCGGCCTGTAGTGACCGCCGGTTATGGCCCCGCTCCTCTCAAGCAACTCGCCGCCGAGCGTTACCATTCTCACCTTCCCTATGCCGACGCTCCTCGCCTCGTCCATGTCCTCAACGATGAGCGTGTCGCCGAGGGCGTAAGCGACGGCGTTTTTGAAGCGCGGGTCATACTGAACGACGTCCATAGCCGGGACTCCAAGGGAGGGCCTTTCCCTCATCGAGCGGGGCTTTATCTTGTTGAGCGGGAGGAAGGTGAGCCTTCCGAGCTTCTTCTCCTTAAGGAGCTTTATTGCCTTCTCGGCGACCCGATCGTCCTCCACAACCACGTTGTCGTAGTTTCCGCCGAGGGCCACCTCCACAGCTAAGGCGTATTTCCTGTCCCTCACCGTTATCAGCTCACCGAGGGTGCCGTACAGACCCGGGATCTTGCTCTTCTTTAGGAACTCAACGGCGCGGTTCCCCCTTGCCTCCCTCTGCGCCTCGGCCTTTATGAGCTCCTCCCTTGCCTTGGCAAGCTCGGGATCGATCTTTTTGAGCTTCGCGTTCTTCTCTTCCAGCTCCTTCTCCGCCTTCCGTATCCTCGCCTCGATCCGGGCCATCTTTCCGTCGATGTTCGAAAGTTCTGACCGCTTTTCGTCTATCTCCGACTTCAACTTCGCTATGGACTCCTTGAGCGCGTTTCTGCGGAGGTTTGCCCTCGTTATCAGCGATCTCTGTCTCTCTATCTCCTCCCGAAACTTTTCGAGCTCGGCCTCCCGGGTGTACATTTCCTTCTTTGCCTCTTCGAGCTCCTTAACGACTCTGTCGAAGTCCTCCCTTGCAACGGCGTAACTCCTGTCTATCTCCCCGAGCCTAACAATGAGGCCGTTCCTCACGGTTTCTTTTTCCTTGATCTCGGCGAGAAGCTTTTCCCGCCTCTTTTTCCACCGAACTATCGCGTTTTTGCTCTTCTCGATCTCCTCCGAGACCTTCCTTAGCTCTTCCTTCGCCTTTGAAAGTCTCCTCTGGTCCTCCTCTATCTCGCGGCGGGCGTTCTCTATGTTCCTCTTAGCCATCTCAATCCTTGATTTGACCTCGCTTATTCTCCTCGTGACCTCAAGGATTCCGTCCTCGCTCTTCTCCTCAAGCTCGCGCTCCACCCCGCTGAGCTCCCTCTCTTTGGCGATTATCTCTTTCACCAGCGCCTTCAGCTCGGCCTCTACTTTCTCTATCTCCCCTTCAATGCTGGAATCCTTGTTCATGCTCTCCTCCAGGAGAAGTTCGAGCCTCTTTATCTCGCCGAGGAGCAGGGCCACCCTTGCACGTTCCACCTTCTCTTTGAGGTCAAGGTACCGGAGAGCGTCGTTTCTCTCCTTTTCCAGCTTGTCGAGCTGTTTCTTTACCTCCTTGATCAGAAGATCCACTCTGGCAAGGTTTTCTTCTGCCTTTTTCAGCTCATCAAGCGCTTTTTCTTTCTTCGCATCGTACTCCGCTATGCCGGATATCTCGTCTATGATGAGCCTCCTCTCGGTGGGCGACATCTTGATGAACTTCGTTATGTCACCCTGCAGGACGAGGTTGTAACCCTCAGGCGAGATCATGGCCGCGCTCAGGAGGTCGAGTATCTCGCTTCTCGTGGCCCTTTTACCGTTCAGCCAGTACGTGCTCCTGCCGTCTGGGTAAACCCTCCTCTTTATCACGACCTCGTCCTCATCGATTGGAAAGCCCCGGTCCTCGTTGTTGAAGTACATCGCCACTTCGGCGTACTTCGCAGGTGGTTCAGCCCTGTTTCCTGCAAAGATCAGGTCACTTATCCTCGTTGCCCTCATTGCCTTGGCAGAGAGGCCCCCCAGAACGAAGAGAACCGCATCACCGATGTTGCTCTTTCCAGAACCGTTGGCACCGACGATGGCGGTGAACCCCTTGGAAAGTGGAACGACAACCTTCCTGTTACCGTAAGATTTGAAGCCTTTCATTTCAATCTTCTCTATGTATGGCATACTCGACACCTAACTGGAAAAATGGAAAGATGATATATAAACTTCACCCAGCACTTTTCTTCAAATATGAACGCCATTGGGCATCCACCTAAAATCCACCTCTTAAGTAGTTTAAAAGCAAGAAGACGAGGGAAAGAAATTAATTGGAGCAACATGGCCTTTACTGGTGTTTTCTGCGCCGGATTTTGCTTACGGCCGCGGTAATAACCACGAGACCGACTATTGTTGCTGGACCGCAGATATGGGTGCCTCCACCGCCCTCAGAAGTCGTTGTGGTTGTTGTAGTCTTGTGGGTTGTAGTTCCGGTGTGGATTGGGGCTGTGGAGGTTGTGGGGGTTGTGGTAGTCTTGCTGCTCGTTGTAGTCGGTTTGCTCGTCGTGGTGGTTTCGTGGGTTGTCGTTGTTTGGTGGGTGGTAGTCGTAGTTGTCCTGTGAGTGGCTGTTATGGTAGTGGTTGTAGTTATTTGGCTTGGGGACGTCGTAGTGGTAGTTGAGGAAGTTGTTTCCGAACTCATCACTGTCGTGACAGTAGCGTCAGAGTCTTGTACTACCGCTTGCGAATCCATCACCTGCGCTTGGGAATCTTTAACACTTGCATTGAAATCACCGGGTTGAACAGTCGTATCTCCAACAGGGGCATTGGAGTCTCTCGGCAAGTTTGAGAGTGAACCATCTGGGGGGAGCCTGAGAACCCAAACGTCAGCAAGATCAGCGCCAAAGTTCCAGCCTGCCACTATGATATCCCCGTTTGGTGCAACGGCAACTGCATAAGCCTCCTCCTCGTCACTCCCGCCGTATGTTTTTTGCCATTCCACGTTACCGTTCTCGTCAAGCCTAAGAACCCAAACGTCATCTTCACCAGCGCCGAAGCTCCAAGTCCGACCCACCACTATGATATCCCCGTTTGGTGCAATTGCAACCGAATAAGCATCATCATCACTACTCCCGCCGTAGGTTTTCTGCCATTTCACGTTACCATTCCCATCCAGGCGGAGAACCCAAACGTCACTATCCCAATCACCAAAGCTTTTAGTGTGACCTGTTACTATGATGTCCCCGTTCGGTGCAATGGCAACCGCGAAAGCTATATCACCTCTAATTCCGCCATAGGTTTTCTGCCATTTCACGTTACCATTGGTATCAAGCCTAAGAACCAAAACATCTTCGTGAGTACCGAAGCTGTCCGTGGAGCCTGCTACTATAACGTCACCGTTGTCTGTAATGGCAACCGCATGACCCCAATCATAACTACTTCCACCGTAAGTCTTCTGCCATTTGACATTCCCATTCTCGTCTAGGCGAAGAACCCAAACGTCAGCTTTACCAGCCCCGAAGCTTTCAGTTCCACCTACCACGATGATGTCTCCATTTTCTGCAATGGCAACCGAGCGAGCTACATCATAACCTTTACCGCCGTAGGTTTTCTGCCATTTCACGTTGCCGTTCTCGTCAAGCCTGAGAACCCAAACGTCAGCTTTACCGGCTCCAAAGCTTTCAGTCCCGCCTGCCACTATAACGTCACCGTTATCCGCGACTGCAACCGCAGCAGCCCAATCCTTGTCACTTCCACCGTAAGTCTTCTGCCACTTAACATTACCCTCGCTATCGAGCCTGAGAACCCAAACGTCGCCATAACCAGCTCCGAAGCTTTCAGTATAGCCTGCGACTATAATGTCTCCGTTTGGAGCAATAGCAACCGCGCGAGCCGTATCTTCACATTCCCCTCTGTATGTTTTGGCCCAGTGAGTGTTTTCTTCTGCAATCACCTTTCCCGCAGGAATCAGGGTCCCTAAGATGAGGAGGAGCCCCACGAAGACGAACATCCTCTTCATGGTGCCACCCCCTGGCATTAATCATAGGTTTACTTCTGCTGTTTTTCACAATGAATTCTCTCCGAACCTTTATAAAAGCCATACTGACGACACTCGGTCGATTTTCGATAACTGCTGAGAATATTTTTAACGGGGAACAATAATTTTGGCTCATGAAAAAGGTTTTATAGGCCTTCTTCTTTAAAATAAAACGGTGATGGCTATGCAAATTCTCGAAGTTGACATCAAACTCCCCTATCGAGAAAGGGGAAGCGTGCTGAGCCGCCTCCTTTCCAAGGTCTCCGGCAGGATTAAGGACATACACTTCCTTCCGCCCGATGCAACCGGTATGTCCGAGATCAGGATGGAACTGATTGGTGGTAAAGAGCTCGTTCAGGAGCTTAGAAAAGTTGTAAAGATCGGAAAGTTATCATTCAAGGTGCTTTCGGAAGCCTAAAGGCTTTCTCCTTAGATTTTGACCCCCGAGTTTAACTCCTCAAGCTTTTTCCTTGCCTTCTCAATCGAGCCAGCCTTTTCTACCGCAGTTCCTGTAACGATGATGTCGGCCCCCGCTTCAACCGCCCTCCTCGCCTGTTCCTTCGTCCGGATTCCACCCCCAACGATGAGCGGAACGTCTATGACCTTCCTAACGAGGGCAATCATCTCGGGCGGAACCGGCTGTGGGGCACCGCTACCCGCTTCAAGGTAAACGAGGCGCATGCCGAGGTACTGGCCGGCTAAGGCGTACGCGGCGGCGATCTTCGGCTTGTGTCTCGGTATTGGCTTCGCATCGCCGACCCAGCCGACGGTTTCGCCGGGCTCGATTATCAGGTAGGCCATCGGAATAGGCTCTATCCCATAGCGCTTGACGGTGAATGCTCCCAACGCCTGGGAGCCCGTTATGAAGAACGGATTCCGCGAGTTGAGGAGGCTCATGAAGAATATCGCGTCCGCGTACCTGCTTATCCCGCCGTGCGAGCCTGGGAAGAGAATTACTGGCAGGCTGGAGGACTCCTTTATAGCCCTCACAACGCTGTCGAGGACCTCTCCCTCGGCCCCTGTTGAACCGCCGACCATTATCGCGTCAACGCCTATAGCCTCGCTCATCTCTGCTATCTTTCCGGCCGTTTCCGGCGAAACGTCGTCCGGGTCGAGGAGAACGAAGTGGAGCTTCTCCTTCTTCAGCTTCTCGTGAATGTAGCGCTCAACCTTTCCAATTTCAAGCATTTTTATCCCTCCAAAAATTCTTTAATCATCACAGTGAACGTTATGAAATCAGAACCGCTTTCGTTCCCTGACATCCTCAAGCACTTCCTCGACGTTTACCTCGACGGGGATTCCCTCAATCTCCTCGAGCAGGTCCCATATCGTCTCTCCAACGATTACCTTAACTTTTGCCCTCTTATGGAGGTTAACCTTCTTCGGGGGCCTGAACGTCGTGCCGTCGTAGACGGCCTCGATGACCGTTCCCATGTTACCACCGTATTTCCATTATTTCTTCTTGGCTTTTAACGATTTTCCAGCTCAGTCCGAGCTCCTCGAGGATTCTTCTTAGAATTTCATCGGGTTCGTCCTCAAAGCGGTAGAGGTTGGTGCTCACCTTAACATCGCCCGCCCCAAAGCCAGGGATTGCTTCGCCAAAGCGGGAAACCTCGCGCGAGAGGTCCTCCTCAAGCTTCACCTCGCTCGGAATGAGGTAGGCCCTCAGGAGCTCTGCCTCACTGAGAAGGTAATCAA
Encoded proteins:
- the smc gene encoding chromosome segregation protein SMC, which encodes MPYIEKIEMKGFKSYGNRKVVVPLSKGFTAIVGANGSGKSNIGDAVLFVLGGLSAKAMRATRISDLIFAGNRAEPPAKYAEVAMYFNNEDRGFPIDEDEVVIKRRVYPDGRSTYWLNGKRATRSEILDLLSAAMISPEGYNLVLQGDITKFIKMSPTERRLIIDEISGIAEYDAKKEKALDELKKAEENLARVDLLIKEVKKQLDKLEKERNDALRYLDLKEKVERARVALLLGEIKRLELLLEESMNKDSSIEGEIEKVEAELKALVKEIIAKERELSGVERELEEKSEDGILEVTRRISEVKSRIEMAKRNIENARREIEEDQRRLSKAKEELRKVSEEIEKSKNAIVRWKKRREKLLAEIKEKETVRNGLIVRLGEIDRSYAVAREDFDRVVKELEEAKKEMYTREAELEKFREEIERQRSLITRANLRRNALKESIAKLKSEIDEKRSELSNIDGKMARIEARIRKAEKELEEKNAKLKKIDPELAKAREELIKAEAQREARGNRAVEFLKKSKIPGLYGTLGELITVRDRKYALAVEVALGGNYDNVVVEDDRVAEKAIKLLKEKKLGRLTFLPLNKIKPRSMRERPSLGVPAMDVVQYDPRFKNAVAYALGDTLIVEDMDEARSVGIGKVRMVTLGGELLERSGAITGGHYRPRGRLGINVDELKAKVERLEREREALEAAVNSLKVEVNGLRNELFELRMRRSELSKDLQVAQREMERLLAEDRALGEEIETAEETIKKLEGRIEEYRGEIAKLRGRIERLERKREKLKRALENPEARELNAKIREVEGQIAKLKEELSRVESKLESLDSRINEELLPRKADLEEEIEGLINRINALQANIKENEEAIKRFESELEELKKAEESVKDELKELRERRERLRNEIAELREKKDELSSKLQELRIEANTLKIRIGQYEAELEEKRAELKHHDPKLVKSIKPNEIPEPEKLEELKERIEAMEEEIRSLEPVNMKAIEDFEVVERRYLELSSKREQVLAEKESIEEFIAEIEGQKREVFMKTLEAIAKNFSELFAKLSPGGSAKLILENPEDPFSGGLEIEAKPAGKDVKRIEAMSGGEKALTALAFVFAIQRYKPAPFYLFDEIDAHLDDANVKRVADLIKESSQSSQFIVITLRDVMMANADKIIGVSMRNGISRVVSLSLEKAMKILEEARRRSDEEHREMFGHLEG
- a CDS encoding NHL repeat-containing protein, which gives rise to MKRMFVFVGLLLILGTLIPAGKVIAEENTHWAKTYRGECEDTARAVAIAPNGDIIVAGYTESFGAGYGDVWVLRLDSEGNVKWQKTYGGSDKDWAAAVAVADNGDVIVAGGTESFGAGKADVWVLRLDENGNVKWQKTYGGKGYDVARSVAIAENGDIIVVGGTESFGAGKADVWVLRLDENGNVKWQKTYGGSSYDWGHAVAITDNGDVIVAGSTDSFGTHEDVLVLRLDTNGNVKWQKTYGGIRGDIAFAVAIAPNGDIIVTGHTKSFGDWDSDVWVLRLDGNGNVKWQKTYGGSSDDDAYSVAIAPNGDIIVVGRTWSFGAGEDDVWVLRLDENGNVEWQKTYGGSDEEEAYAVAVAPNGDIIVAGWNFGADLADVWVLRLPPDGSLSNLPRDSNAPVGDTTVQPGDFNASVKDSQAQVMDSQAVVQDSDATVTTVMSSETTSSTTTTTSPSQITTTTTITATHRTTTTTTHQTTTTHETTTTSKPTTTSSKTTTTPTTSTAPIHTGTTTHKTTTTTTTSEGGGGTHICGPATIVGLVVITAAVSKIRRRKHQ
- a CDS encoding geranylgeranylglyceryl/heptaprenylglyceryl phosphate synthase; the protein is MLEIGKVERYIHEKLKKEKLHFVLLDPDDVSPETAGKIAEMSEAIGVDAIMVGGSTGAEGEVLDSVVRAIKESSSLPVILFPGSHGGISRYADAIFFMSLLNSRNPFFITGSQALGAFTVKRYGIEPIPMAYLIIEPGETVGWVGDAKPIPRHKPKIAAAYALAGQYLGMRLVYLEAGSGAPQPVPPEMIALVRKVIDVPLIVGGGIRTKEQARRAVEAGADIIVTGTAVEKAGSIEKARKKLEELNSGVKI
- a CDS encoding antitoxin family protein, whose amino-acid sequence is MGTVIEAVYDGTTFRPPKKVNLHKRAKVKVIVGETIWDLLEEIEGIPVEVNVEEVLEDVRERKRF
- a CDS encoding GIY-YIG nuclease family protein, translated to MKGSYLLIIRLGEGKTVRTKGRTFELEPGYYVYVGSAMNSLEKRVARHFRREKKLHWHIDYLLSEAELLRAYLIPSEVKLEEDLSREVSRFGEAIPGFGAGDVKVSTNLYRFEDEPDEILRRILEELGLSWKIVKSQEEIMEIRW